The Miscanthus floridulus cultivar M001 chromosome 17, ASM1932011v1, whole genome shotgun sequence genome has a window encoding:
- the LOC136517092 gene encoding protein IQ-DOMAIN 2-like produces MGKKGKWFGAVKRVFSPESKEKKEERLRRKSAASNPTPLDLTPSTSLEVNVSVPPPPAPPPPVVHQAEEVRIPEAEQEQSKHVTVEEAPAAPAQASVLPPGVPTEELAAIKIQTAFRGYLARRALRALRGLVRLKSLVEGNSVKRQSASTLRCMQTLSRVQSQIRSRRAKMSEENQALQRQLLLKQELENFRMGENWDDSTQSKEQIEASLISRQEAAIRRERALAYAFSHQWKSTSRSVNPMFVDPNNLQWGWSWLERWMAAKPWEGCNGADKESNIDRGSVKSMSLNLGEGEITKAFNRRDSKPEKPSPPTPKPTRPASRQSPSTPSAKVAPIPARRKSATPKNGVSQVDDDARSVLSVQSERPRRHSIATSTVRDDESLASSPSLPSYMVPTESARAKSRLQGSAMTNGSETPEKGGSTGPVKKRLSFQGGTAAASPMRRHSGPPKVESAVKDIVAPPQPEALVVNGGSK; encoded by the exons ATGGGGAAGAAGGGCAAGTGGTTCGGCGCCGTCAAGAGGGTCTTCAGCCCTGAATCCAAGGAAAAGAAGGAGGAG AGACTAAGGAGGAAATCAGCAGCTAGCAACCCAACACCGCTAGATCTGACCCCATCTACCTCCTTGGAAGTCAATGTTTCGGTGCCACCccctccagctcctcctcctccagttGTTCACCAGGCCGAGGAGGTCAGGATCCCTGAAGCCGAGCAGGAGCAGAGCAAGCATGTCACCGTGGAGGAGGCCCCTGCTGCCCCAGCACAGGCGTCGGTGCTGCCACCTGGTGTGCCAACCGAAGAGCTCGCTGCAATCAAGATCCAGACCGCCTTCCGAGGTTACCTG GCAAGGAGGGCACTAAGAGCACTGCGAGGCCTTGTTCGATTGAAGTCATTGGTTGAGGGTAATTCAGTCAAGCGTCAATCTGCAAGCACTCTGCGCTGTATGCAAACTCTATCGCGGGTGCAGTCACAAATACGTTCTAGGAGAGCAAAGATGTCCGAGGAGAACCAGGCCCTCCAACGCCAGCTCCTACTTAAACAGGAATTGGAGAATTTCAGA ATGGGTGAGAACTGGGATGACAGCACTCAATCCAAGGAGCAAATCGAGGCAAGCCTGATAAGCAGGCAAGAAGCAGCGATAAGAAGAGAAAGAGCGCTTGCATATGCATTTTCACATCAG TGGAAGAGTACATCAAGATCTGTCAACCCAATGTTTGTAGACCCAAACAACTTGCAGTGGGGCTGGAGCTGGTTGGAGCGCTGGATGGCAGCAAAACCTTGGGAGGGCTGCAATGGGGCTGACAAGGAGAGCAACATTGACCGCGGATCCGTTAAGAGTATGAGCTTGAACCTTGGAGAGGGTGAAATCACAAAAGCTTTCAACCGCCGGGACTCAAAGCCAGAAAAGCCATCACCACCAACTCCAAAACCGACCCGTCCTGCCTCCAGGCAATCCCCTTCGACACCATCTGCTAAAGTGGCACCAATACCTGCCAGGAGGAAATCCGCCACGCCAAAGAATGGTGTTTCACAGGTGGACGATGATGCTAGGAGTGTGCTCAGCGTGCAGTCTGAGCGACCAAGGAGGCACAGTATAGCCACCTCGACTGTGCGGGACGATGAAAGCCTCGCAAGCTCCCCATCACTCCCAAGCTACATGGTTCCCACGGAATCTGCAAGAGCCAAATCTCGCCTCCAGGGCTCAGCAATGACCAATGGCTCAGAGACACCGGAGAAAGGAGGCTCTACTGGACCGGTCAAGAAGAGGTTGTCCTTCCAAGGTGGAACTGCGGCTGCCTCGCCAATGCGGCGGCATTCTGGTCCTCCCAAGGTGGAGAGTGCAGTGAAGGACATTGTTGCGCCACCACAGCCAGAGGCCTTGGTAGTCAATGGTGGAAGCAAGTGA
- the LOC136516560 gene encoding probable beta-1,4-xylosyltransferase GT43A produces the protein MGTGALAVAAPAPDRANKQRRAGGAHLWKKALLHFSLCFVMGFFTGFAPSSSSSWKAATTHPPHRPGDRLAASRVAVDARATLLPSPPAAAGDALSAAASAGGGATVDVGDDDEGDAGQRRLLIVVTTTRSGPGERRRRRGELLRLAHTLRLVRPPVVWVIVEPAADAPATAEVLRGTGVMYRHLAFKPEENFTTADAEAHAQRNAALAHVEKHRLAGVLHFADAAGVYDVGFFDQIRQIEAFGTWPVATMSAGEKKVVVEGPLCSASKVVGWFSRDFNDGTTRSVAYNAEVDLNPAGAAGTRAHTIDVSGFAFNSSILWDPERWGRPTSLPDTSQDSIKFVQEVVLEDRAKLKGIPSDCSQLMVWQYSMPSSQ, from the exons ATGGGCACGGGCGCGCTCGcggtggcggcgccggcgccggaccGGGCCAACAAGCAGCGCCGGGCCGGCGGCGCCCACCTGTGGAAGAAGGCGCTGCTCCACTTCTCCCTCTGCTTCGTCATGGGCTTCTTCACGGGCTtcgcgccctcctcctcctcctcctggaaggCCGCCACCACCCACCCGCCGCACCGCCCCGGGGACCGCCTCGCCGCCTCCCGCGTCGCCGTCGACGCGCGCGCCACCCTCCTGCCGTCGCCGCCCGCGGCCGCCGGCGACGCgctctccgccgccgcctccgccggcggcggcgccacggTGGACGTGggcgacgacgacgagggcgACGCCGGCCAGCGCCGGCTCCTGATCGTGGTCACCACCACGCGGTCGGGCCCCGGGGagcgccggcgccgccgtggcGAGCTGCTGCGGCTGGCCCACACGCTCCGCCTCGTGCGCCCGCCCGTCGTCTGGGTCATCGTCGAGCCCGCCGCCGACGCGCCCGCCACCGCCGAGGTGCTCCGCGGCACCGGCGTCATGTACAGGCACCTCGCCTTCAAGCCCGAGGAAAATTTCACCACCGCCGACGCCGAGGCGCACGCGCAGCGGAACGCCGCGCTCGCGCACGTCGAGAAGCACCGGCTCGCCGGCGTCCTCCACTTCGCCGACGCCGCCGGCGTCTACGACGTCGGATTCTTCGACCAGATCCGACAGATCGA GGCGTTTGGCACATGGCCTGTGGCAACAATGTCGGCAGGCGAGAAGAAAGTGGTAGTGGAAGGTCCGCTATGCAGTGCCTCAAAGGTCGTCGGTTGGTTCTCGAGAGACTTTAACGATGGGACCACCCGTTCAGTGGCGTATAACGCAGAAGTTGACTTGAATCCTGCTGGTGCTGCTGGTACACGAGCCCACACGATTGACGTCTCAGGTTTCGCGTTCAACAGTTCAATTTTGTGGGATCCTGAGCGGTGGGGACGGCCAACGTCTTTACCAGATACTTCACAG GACTCCATCAAGTTTGTGCAAGAAGTGGTACTTGAAGACCGAGCTAAGCTGAAGGGGATCCCCTCTGATTGCTCCCAGCTCATGGTGTGGCAGTATAGCATGCCCAGCTCACAATAG